CGACCAGAAGCGGCATGATCGCCGTTTTCGGAACGGCCATGACCGCCGCGAAAAACGGGCTGAACACGGCTTCCACTTTCGGAAACGTGACGAACAGCACGCCGATCGCGATTCCGACAACGGCGGAGAGGCCGTAGCCCACGGCGACCTCCTCCAACGAAACGAGCAGGTTCGGCCAGAGCTCGTTGCTTCCCATCGCATAAACAAAATCCTGCACGATCTGCGTCGGGGAGGCGAGGAAAATGCTGTTGATGTAGCCCTGCGACACGGCGATCTGCGCGGCCGCCAGAATCGCGAGGACGATGGCCGCCTGAGAGACGGTCACCCACGCGGGCTGCCTGCGCTTACGCCCTTTCTTCTTTTGTTCCATAGGTCAGCTCTCCTTTCGCCGCCCGATCGCTTTTAAAATATTCCCGCTCGCAGGTCTCCCCGCCGGTCAGGACGTTCTTTGTGATCCTGTGCGACAGGCTGCGGGTAAAGTTTTCGGCGTTCGTCGTGTCGATCACGTCGCAGTACAGCGGGGCCAGCTCGCGGAACCACGGATACTCGTCGAAGTACTTCACCCAGGTTTCCGCATACGGGCAGTGGTTGCGCCCTAGCTCTTTGACCCACCCGATCATCGGCAGGTCGGTGATGCGCATGAAGTTTTCCATCGTGAAATCCAGGCCCTGCTTTTCCGCCGTCTCGCGCAGCTGATCCGACCGGTCGAGCGCAAGCTCGAAAACCGCCTGCTGAATCAGCTCTTTCGCTTTTTTCTCCCCCAGCTGCTCCACAAGGACCTTCGCAAAATGGAAATACAGCATCGCGAACTGGCGGCATGCCTTCCGCACCTCTTCGACCGCCTGGCGGTATTCGATCGATTTTTTTTCCTTCATTCCCCGATTTCCCTCTTTTCGTGCCGGATCATTCCATCCATAAACCTGACATAAGTCTCTTTCGTGTATTTCGATTGGTACCCCGCCGCGATTTTTTTCGCCGCGGCCGCGCCCTCCTTCAGCAGCTTGTAGGCGGACAGGGCAAAAATCTTGGCGGTGACCAGATACGCCTCGTCTTCGTCCGTGATGTGGTAGTCCTTGCTGTGCGGGGCGCCTGCCACACCGCCGGTATTGAAGTTCAGCACGGGAAGGATGTGCTGCAGGTCCCCCACGTCGGAGGAGCCGCCGCTGTGAAGGCCGGGGTCCGCTTCCCTGACTTCTTTTCTAGGGGCGGCTTCGCGCGCCGCCTCAAGCACCAGCGGATTTGCCGGCTCCGGCAGGCGCGGCAGGTATCCGGGCAGCGTGGTGATTTCAATCCCGGCGCCCACCGCCGCGGCGCCCGCGCGGAACGCACGGTCCGTTTTCCGGTCCGCATCCAGAATCGCCCCGGTGCTTTTGGCGCGGACAAGCGTTTCGATGATCGCTTCCGCCGGGACGACGTTTACGAGATTCCCTCCGCGGGTCAGGATCGGATGGACGCGTACGGCGTCCTCATCCCGGAAGGTCTCCCGCTGGAAGGCGAGCGCGGAAAGTCCGAGCGACGCCGCGTTCAGCGCGTTCACGCCCTTTTCCGGCTCCCCGGCGGCATGCGCCTCGCGGCCTATGTACCGGATCACCTTGGAGACAAACCCGTTCGAGGTGCCGCTGCCCACCTGGATCCCCGCCTGATCGGAATGATGCACCACGGCCAGGTCGATATCATCGAAGGCCCCGATCCGGATCAGCTCGCATTTTCCGCCCCCGTAGCGGATTTTTCCCTCTTTCTGAAGCTGGTTTTTGAATTCGATCTCACCGTATTCCTCCGCCGGGACGGCGAAAAAGGTCACGTTTCCGCCCAGCGAAGCGGCGACCTCCGGGTCCGCCAGCGCCAGCGCCGCGCCCGCGACGCCCGTGAGCTGCGCGTTGTGCCCGCAGCTGTGCGCGGCCTGTGTTTCCGGATTTACAAACGGGTGCTCCGGAATCCGCAGGGCGTCCAGCTCCCCGATCAGCGCAAGGTTCACCCCGCTCTGCTTTCCTCTCAGGTACCCTTTCACCCCGGTGACGGCCAGATGCTCCTGGACATCCAGATGGAGGCCCTTGAGAAAATCCGCGAATTTTTTCGCCGTGCGGAATTCCTTGTAGCCCAGCTCGGCATGGGTATAGATATCCCGCCCGAAGGCGATGATCGCGTCTCTGTTCCGGTCTATAACACTCAGGATCCGTTCTTCCGTTTTGTCCATGACGATCGCTCCATTTCTTCCCGCTTTCAGCTTTTCTCTGGTCCTGTCTGTTCAAAACGAGGCCCGCGCCCCCGGCAGGCAGCTTTGGGCTCCAAATAAAAAGGGCCCGGAAAGCCGCCTGGCTTACCGGGCTCCCCGCCCCGCCTGATCGGGCAATGGGAGAAACCGACAAAAGTCTGAAACGGCCTGTTCCTATCTTCTTATGGGAATACAGCGGCTGCACATTTGCATACAGCCCATTTTGCTACAGCGTGTACAGGTCATTTCTTCTGCCTCCTGTAAATATATAATTCATATCTGTTTTGTAATAAATTATCACCTTTTCTTCGGCCTGTCAAGGGAAGAAAGAAAAAAGCACGTTTTTCATAAAATCACGGGCTGGGAAAGTATGTTTTTGCATGCATTTTGCAGGCAGTCCAATAAAATCATGCATATTCTCTGCATTGATCATGGCGTCTAAGTGAAAAATTCGTTTCGAAAAATCCACCTTATGATAGAAGGAGGGTGTATCGCACAATACAGCATGTCTGGTTTTCCCGGTCTGCACCGTCGTATCTTCCGGAGACGAAAACCTGTTCATGGATGCCAGTCAACTTGCATCCCTTTACAGTTAAAAGTCAAGATTGAAAGCACCTTTTTCTACATATAGTCATCTCCACAGGCAAGGAAGAAGCCCGGCAGCCGAGCTGCCGGGCTTCTTCCTTGCCTGTCCCTTTTTCGAACCACAAAAAAGCGACGCATATCCGGAATCAAATACTTTCCGTATTTTTCGACCATTTTTGACGCAAAGTCGACAAATTCGAGCCGAAAACAAAATCTCTGACCATCCAAACGATGTGCATTACTGTTTACAGCCCCCAAAGCTCCCTGTTATCGGTTGTAATTTCATAGATGTTACGGTGCAATCTGTTTTCAAAATATTCTTTTAACTTCAAATTTGCCTTCCGCTTGCGATCAGGATAGCGGCCATATCTGCGAGCGATATCATCCATCCTTTCCGATAGACTCACAACGCCCTCCGGCATTGCCAGACAATCGCAAAGCTGTATCAACCGATCATAATCGTCATAATCTATTTTTTTGAGCTTTCCGTTCATTGCGTTTACCTCTTCTTCCGATACATCGAAATTTCCGATGTATGTGGAAATATCTTGAATCGGAAAA
This window of the Ruminococcaceae bacterium BL-6 genome carries:
- a CDS encoding conserved protein of unknown function (Evidence 4 : Unknown function but conserved in other organisms); the protein is MKEKKSIEYRQAVEEVRKACRQFAMLYFHFAKVLVEQLGEKKAKELIQQAVFELALDRSDQLRETAEKQGLDFTMENFMRITDLPMIGWVKELGRNHCPYAETWVKYFDEYPWFRELAPLYCDVIDTTNAENFTRSLSHRITKNVLTGGETCEREYFKSDRAAKGELTYGTKEERA
- a CDS encoding Amidohydrolase, which codes for MDKTEERILSVIDRNRDAIIAFGRDIYTHAELGYKEFRTAKKFADFLKGLHLDVQEHLAVTGVKGYLRGKQSGVNLALIGELDALRIPEHPFVNPETQAAHSCGHNAQLTGVAGAALALADPEVAASLGGNVTFFAVPAEEYGEIEFKNQLQKEGKIRYGGGKCELIRIGAFDDIDLAVVHHSDQAGIQVGSGTSNGFVSKVIRYIGREAHAAGEPEKGVNALNAASLGLSALAFQRETFRDEDAVRVHPILTRGGNLVNVVPAEAIIETLVRAKSTGAILDADRKTDRAFRAGAAAVGAGIEITTLPGYLPRLPEPANPLVLEAAREAAPRKEVREADPGLHSGGSSDVGDLQHILPVLNFNTGGVAGAPHSKDYHITDEDEAYLVTAKIFALSAYKLLKEGAAAAKKIAAGYQSKYTKETYVRFMDGMIRHEKREIGE
- a CDS encoding protein of unknown function (Evidence 5 : Unknown function) — encoded protein: MLPSMMQLEYDDAARICLTHSFPIQDISTYIGNFDVSEEEVNAMNGKLKKIDYDDYDRLIQLCDCLAMPEGVVSLSERMDDIARRYGRYPDRKRKANLKLKEYFENRLHRNIYEITTDNRELWGL